A genomic segment from bacterium encodes:
- a CDS encoding ABC transporter permease — translation RLVWERFRRHRMALAGLAIIAGFALASAAPRLVSPYDPQQSDLDHRLAAPTRPHLMGTDDLGRDLLTRILYGGRVSLTIGVAAMALAVTLGTAVGAVAGYYGGWADNALMRLTDLVLSFPQLFVLIVLALVLRNVSLPILRGGAGGVLPIVLVIAVTSWMPVARLVRATFLSLREATFVEAARGLGVRSGRIITRHILPNSLGPIIVAATLRVASSIITESGLSFLGFGVQPPTPTWGNMLNAAQDQMTSAPWTAVYPGLMIFLTVIAINYVGDGLRDALDPYHVR, via the coding sequence CCCGGCTTGTGTGGGAGCGGTTTCGCCGGCACCGGATGGCGCTCGCCGGCCTCGCGATCATCGCCGGGTTCGCGCTGGCGTCCGCCGCTCCGCGGCTTGTCTCGCCGTACGATCCGCAGCAGTCGGATCTGGACCACCGCCTGGCCGCGCCGACCCGGCCCCACCTCATGGGGACGGACGACCTCGGCCGGGACCTGCTGACCCGCATTCTCTACGGCGGGCGCGTCTCGCTGACGATCGGCGTCGCGGCCATGGCGCTCGCGGTGACCCTCGGCACGGCCGTCGGGGCCGTCGCCGGCTACTACGGCGGGTGGGCCGACAACGCGCTCATGCGGCTGACGGATCTCGTCCTGTCGTTTCCGCAACTGTTCGTCCTGATCGTGCTGGCCCTGGTGTTGCGAAACGTCTCCCTGCCCATCCTGCGGGGCGGCGCCGGCGGCGTGCTGCCGATCGTGCTCGTGATCGCCGTGACGTCATGGATGCCGGTCGCCCGCCTGGTGCGGGCCACGTTTCTGTCGCTCCGCGAGGCCACGTTCGTGGAGGCGGCGCGCGGCCTGGGCGTGCGGAGCGGCCGGATCATCACCCGGCACATCCTGCCCAACAGTCTCGGGCCGATCATCGTCGCGGCGACGCTGCGGGTGGCGAGCTCCATCATCACGGAGTCGGGATTGAGTTTTCTCGGGTTCGGCGTGCAGCCGCCGACCCCGACCTGGGGCAACATGCTGAACGCCGCGCAGGATCAGATGACGAGCGCGCCGTGGACGGCCGTCTACCCCGGGTTGATGATCTTTTTGACCGTCATCGCGATCAACTATGTGGGGGACGGCCTGCGGGACGCGCTCGATCCGTACCACGTCCGCTGA